DNA sequence from the Desulfurellaceae bacterium genome:
CGAGTTTCAGAGTTATTGGAAAAACAAGCACGGCCCGCTGGTCCGCAGCGTGCCCGAGTTCTGGGCCTATGTCCGCCGCTATGTCCAGGGCCACACCTCGAGTGAGCCGGTGCCGGGCTTCCCACCCCAGGACGAAGCCCCGTTCGACGGCATTGCCGAGCTGTGGTTCGACAGCGTCGAGGACATTGGCAAAGCCTTCAGCCACCCCCGCTATCTCGAAATCATTCGGCCCGACGAGCTGAAGTTTGTCGACTTTGCCAGCTCGCGCGTCTTTATCGTCGAGGATGTTGAGATTTCGTGAGGCTGGGCAGGCACGGGGGCCTGCCCCTACCCGGCCACGCCCGTGCGCGGAGTTTACAAACCCAGGATCTCGCGCTTCATGGCCGCCCGGATATGACACGGGCTGCCGGCCATCTCCGAGATCCGCAGATCGGCCGCCACACTGGCCAGGATCGCCGCCTCGGTCATATCGGCATCGGTCCGCTCGACCAGCAGCCGGGCCAGTTCGTCCACAGCCGCTCGTGCCGCAGCTTCGGCCGTCTCGCCGCTGCCCATGGTCTGGACCTCGTCCTGGGTGATCACGATCGGCTGGCTGAGCGGCAGCTCCGTTGCAATCTGACAGCGCAGCGTCACTGTGGCCGCAATCTCCACCGCCGAGGCGGTGGCTTCGCCGTCGCCCATCCTGGCGTGCACGTCCTCGATGGTCAGCAGCCCGCCCTCGGCAAACACCGGCAGAAAGACCGTTGAGCCAATCCCCAGCTGACTGTTGCTCAGCTGACCGCCAAAATCCCCGCACGCCCCGCTCGGTTGCGAGCCCTCGGCCGGGGCCAGTCCGATCTTGCTGATGTTGGGTATGAAGGGCAGGCTCAGGCTGTCGTTGTAGCGAATGCGGTTGCCCTCAATCGGGACGACTTTTTTCCGAAACTCGACCTGGTCCTTGAGCAGGCCGAAGCCCGGAATGGCGACCACATAGCCGAAGCCCTGGGCGGCTTTGATGTCCAGGACTTCCACCGCCAGCACCTGGCCGGGCTGCACCCCCTCGATATGGACCGGCCCGGTCATGACCGTCAGCTGCTCCATGGGCCATTCCCCGCCCTCGTTCCAGTCTCGAAAGCGGTCGTTGGTCTCCATCACAAACACCTCCCCGGGCTTGACTCTAGCGGCTGCGGGGTGGTCGGCGTCGAACGTGCGCACAATGTGCTCTTTGCCAATGGTTTGCATCTCCGGTTTCCTTTCTGTGACGATCAGTCGGCAATGGCGTCCAGCCCGGCCTGGGAGCAGGCGATGTCTTCGTCAACCGTCCCACCCCCGACCCCGATGCCGCCGATGACTTCGCCGTTGACCACAATCGGCAGGCCGCCGCCGACCAGGGTCGCCCGCTAGAAGTGGGACAGGCCGACGACGAGCGACAGGTCGTCCTTGATGACGCCGTACAGGTCTTTGGTGCCGACGCCGAACAGGGCGGTAAAGGCCTTGCGTTGGCAGCCCTCAATGCCCAGCAGCAGCGCCCCGTCCATACTGGCCAGGGCCTTGAGATTCCCGCCGCTGTCAATCACCGCCACATTCTGTTTACAG
Encoded proteins:
- a CDS encoding EthD domain-containing protein; translated protein: MVKFVACARRKAGMTTAEFQSYWKNKHGPLVRSVPEFWAYVRRYVQGHTSSEPVPGFPPQDEAPFDGIAELWFDSVEDIGKAFSHPRYLEIIRPDELKFVDFASSRVFIVEDVEIS
- a CDS encoding acetamidase/formamidase family protein; this encodes MQTIGKEHIVRTFDADHPAAARVKPGEVFVMETNDRFRDWNEGGEWPMEQLTVMTGPVHIEGVQPGQVLAVEVLDIKAAQGFGYVVAIPGFGLLKDQVEFRKKVVPIEGNRIRYNDSLSLPFIPNISKIGLAPAEGSQPSGACGDFGGQLSNSQLGIGSTVFLPVFAEGGLLTIEDVHARMGDGEATASAVEIAATVTLRCQIATELPLSQPIVITQDEVQTMGSGETAEAAARAAVDELARLLVERTDADMTEAAILASVAADLRISEMAGSPCHIRAAMKREILGL
- a CDS encoding heme-binding protein — its product is MVNGEVIGGIGVGGGTVDEDIACSQAGLDAIAD
- a CDS encoding heme-binding protein; protein product: MANTYARQMLSYETAAKMVAAAVAKAEELGCKQNVAVIDSGGNLKALASMDGALLLGIEGCQRKAFTALFGVGTKDLYGVIKDDLSLVVGLSHF